The Thermosynechococcus sp. CL-1 genomic interval GAGGGTGTGCATGAGGTTCAGTAGGCCATCAGCGGCATAGCCTGCCCTCGCCAGAATCCGTGTGCCCAAAATATCCGCCTCTCGCTCCATTTCTCGACTATAGCTAGTCACGAGAATTCCTGTCACATAGCCACCAGCAGGTAATAACCGCGTCAAGTTGGCAGTGGCCGTGCCTTGGGTGACCAAGCGAAAACCGTGGGAGAGCACCGCGTGGGCAATTTCGTGAGCCAGTAAGCCAGCAAGTTCTGCCTCGGTATTGGCTTTGAGAATTGCACCGGAATTGATAAAAATCTTGCCTCCTGGCAGGGCAAAGGCATTGAGATCATTATCTTTTATCACAAAAAACTCATACTCAAACTCATTGCGACCGGCCACTTTGGCGAGGCGTTGCCCCACTTCATTGACATAGGCTTGAACCTCAGGATCCTCAAGGAGCTTGACTTGGCGGCTAATTTGCTGTGCTGCTGAACGGCCTAGGGCAGATTCTCCCTGCATCATCAAGGCCATCATTTGAATTGAGTCCAAGGATAGTAAGGGATTGCCCGTGAGTGCCACACCCACCAGTCCAGTGAGGGCGCCGACAATCATGCCTTCGCGCAGTTGTCCCTGAAGGCGACGACGGAACCGTTGCATTCGCTCTGCGGCTAGTTGCTGAAATTCGGGTGTGGCGGGGTGGTCAGGATTCAGTAGGGCAAAACGTTGGGCGGCAAGGGCCGCTTCTAGCCACTGTTGCTGGCGATCGTAGAGGGTGACGAGGCTACGTTGAATATCGGGTTGATCAGGATAGAGGCTGGCGGCTTTTTCGAGATGGGCATAGGCCTCTTTGAGGGAACCCTGCTGCGCTAGAAACTCAGCAAAGCGCACTTGGCCGGGGATAAACTCTGGGAATTGCTCCACCAACAGCCGCAGGGGCACGGCTTGGGCACTGTAGAGTTGGGAACCCCCTTGAACTTCTCGCCAATAGACTTGGGCAGCGGGGGGCAGTTGACTAATTTCCAGTACGGCAGGGGGGGTGACACGGGGCGGTGGCAAATCTAGGTCAGCCTTGGCCTTTTGGTAATAGGTTTGGGCTGTGACGGTATCTCCCAATTGCCAGTGGCGATCGCCCTCCCGTAGAAGTGCTAAACGCGCCTCCTGTGCGGCTTGCTCTGCTGTCAGTTCCACTGTTGTTGGAGCCTCTGGCGAATTGTCAGTTGTTCTTAGTGCAGGTTCCACAGAGGGGGCTGCTGAATCACCCTTGATCTCAGTGCTCGTGGGTAGGGGGGCAGGGGATTCTACAGGCGGAACGACTTCTGCGGAGGGCTGGGGTGGCAGCGGCAATAGATCGACAGCAGCGCCTTCAGATTGCGGCAGGCGAGCTTGGGCAAAGGGGTCTTCTTTTATGAGAGCAATCAACTCCTCCTCTGCTACACCCGTTTGGGGTAGGGACATCTCTGCTGCTCTAACCGGTTCAAGACCCACCCCTAAAAGAAGGACAATACCCAGCGACCAGTAGCGTAACCCATCTTGCACCATGAAACTGTCCTCAAGCCACCTGATGCTTTATAGTCTAATCACTAGGCATGGGTGAATTGGGTCGTCGTTAGAATTATATCTATTCCAATAAAGAATGAGACGCTATTCGGCACAATAATTGCGAATCACTTCATCAATAGAATTGTTTGATCCTGCATACATCCGCGCTCGCTTCAACGCACTGAAGTCGTGCTCAATCACATTCAAAGGAGTGACCTCCTGCAATTCTTGAAGGCAAGAGGCCTCAAACCTTGAAAGCCCCTAGGGCGAGATGATCGCCTGTTTGAGAAAAGGGCTGTATTATAGAAAAAATTAGCAGTGCAACAAGTCTCATGGCTACGATCAATGATATTTTGGCGGAGTTTCGAGCAGCAGCAGAGTCAAAACGGCACTTGGGCGATCGCTTTGAGCGGTTGATGCAGGCTTACTTTCGCACTGACCCTTACTATCAGGATTTATTTAGCGATGTGTGGCTGTGGTGGGAGTATCCGCAGCGGGGCAATAGTGGCGACATTGGCATTGACTTGGTGGCCAAAGAACGGATCAGTGGCGAGCTTTGGGCGATTCAGTGCAAGTTTTACCATCCTGAGCATACTCTCAGCAAAAGTGATGTGGATTCCTTTTTGGCAGCCTCGGGCAAGGCGGAATTTAGTCATCGGCTCTTGGTCTCTACCATCGATCGCTGGTCAGAGAATCTGAACAAAACTCTTGACAATCAAAAAGTCCCCGTCCATCGCCTCACGGTACACGACCTCGCCAATAGCCCCATTGATTGGGAGCAGTTTTCTAGCGACACCATACCCACAGGTAGCCAGCGGCTCCAAGATGCCAAGGGAAGCTATTCTCTCAAACGCCTTCCCCGCAAGGAATTGCGTCCCCACCAGCAAATAGCCGTTGACAATGTGATCGCAGGATTGTAAACCGCCGATCGCGGCAAGCTGATCATGGCCTGTGGCACGGGCAAAACCTTTACGGCTTTGAAAATTGCTGAGCGGATGGTGGGCAAAGGGGGACGGGTGCTTTTTCTGGTGCCCTCGATTTCGTTGCTGTCTCAGAGTTTGCGGGAGTGGACTGCCGAAGCAGAAATTCCCCTACATCCCATTGCCGTCTGCTCCGATGTGAAGGTGGGGCGGCGCACAGACAGCGAAGACCTCAAAGCCAGTGATCTACCCTTTCCTGCAACCACCGATAGCGAGAAGATTCGCAAGGGGGCAGCAGCAGCAACCAACAAGATGACGGTGATTTTCTCCACCTATCAATCGATTGAGAGCATTACTGCCGCCCAAAAGGCTGGCCTACCCCCCTTTGATTTGATCATCTGCGATGAGGCTCACCGCACCACGGGCGTGATTCTCTCTAGCCAAGAGGAATCGCAATTTACCCGCGTCCACCGTCAAGAGCACGTCCAAGGCAAGAAACGCCTCTATATGACGGCAACACCGCGCCTGTATGGCGATCGCGCCAAGAGCAAGGCATTAGAAGAAAACATCACCCTTTGCTCGATGGATGAGGAAGCCATCTATGGCAAGGAACTGCACCGCTTGGGCTTTGGTGAGGCCGTACGGGCGCACGACGATCGCTTTAATGCCATTGTCAACAAGCTGGCACTCAATCAGCAGCGACCCCCGCAAATTGATGTGATTGGGATTGGGGGTGGCCGTGAAGACAGTGAAGAAATTGACAACGACCTCACACCCGTGCAGTTAGCGTTTCACTGGCCAGAACTGGAGGAGTGGAAAGAAGCCCTCTACGCCAAGGTGGTGCATAAAGTGTGGCGATCGCCAGTATTGGGAGGACTGGGCCAAGGATGTGGCCATCCTTGCCGATCACCATCGCACGCGCATGGAGGGCATCATCGCCAAAAATCCCAGCGTTAGGGCCCAATTTGATGCCTTTGTCGCCAGTTTGCAGGAGATCATCAACCCCAGCATTACCGCAGCCGCCACCATAGAGATGCTGTCGCAGCACCTCATTACCAAACCCGTTTTTGATGCCCTCTTTGCCGACTATGCCTTTAGCCAGTACAACCCCGTTTCGGCAGCGATGGAGACGATGATTGCGGTGCTAGAGGGGCAGGCTCTCGACAAGGAAACCGCCAAGTTAGAGGACTTTTATACCAGCGTCAAGTTGCGTGCCAGCGGCATTGACAACCTACAGGGCAAGCAAAAAATTGTCATTGAGTTGTATGAGGGATTCTTTAAGCTGGCCTTTCCGAAAATGGCAGAGCGGTTGGGCATTGTCTATACCTCTGTGGAAATTGTGGACTTCATCATCCGCAGTGCCAATGCAGCGCTCCAGCAGGAATTTGGCCTCAGTCTAGCCTCAGAGAATGTGCATATCCTCGATCCTTTTACGGGGACGGGAACCTTTATTGTGCGGTTGCTCCAGAGTGGCTTGATTCCCCGCGAAGCTGTGCCCACCAAGTACAGCCGCGAACTCCACGCCAACGAAATTCTGCTACTGCCCTACTACATTGCGGCCATCAACATTGAGACCGCCTACGCTAGTCTTACAGGACACTACGCCCCCTTTAACGGCCTTTAACGGCATTGTCCTCACCGATACGTTTCAAATGTATGAACACGAGGACACCCTCAATGAAGCCTTCTTCCCTGAAAACAATCGCCGCGTTTTAGCGCAGAAACAAGAAAAGATCACCGTGATCATTGGCAATCCGCCCTATTCCGCAGGGCAAAAGAGCGAAAATGATAGTAACAAAAATCTAAAATACCAGAGACTTGATAAAAAGATTGCTGAGACTTATGCAAAATTTTCTAACGCGACTTCAAAAAGAAGTCTTTATGACTCATATATTCGTGCTATTCGCTGGGCAACGGATCGTCTAGGGGAAAAGGCGTGATTGCCTTTGTGACAAACGGCTCCTTTATTGACAGCAATGCAATGGATGGCTTGCGCAAATGTCTTGCTGATGAGTTTACCAGTGTCTATGTCTTTAATCTGCGGGGACTAAGAGGACAGAAAACTTCTGGTGAGCGAGCTAAGAAAGAGGGGGGACAAATTTTTGGTCAAGGTTGTACAAATACAGTTGCCATTACCCTGTTGATCAAGAATCCTGCCAAAACCAATCATGAAATTTACTATCACGATATTGGCTATTATCTGAGTCGGGAAGAGAAACTAAGCAAGATTGCCACCTTTGGTGACTACACAACCCTACCTTGGCAAGAGGTTACACCCAATGAGCAGTAAGATTGGATCAATGCTCGCAATCCAGAGTTTGAAAACTTTGTTTCTTTTGTCAATACAGACCCTAAAAGCATCAGTACCCGACTTAGAGTTAATTTCCAATAGCCAATGTTTTCCCCTCTATACCTATGAAAAAGTTGAAGCCACGCCACAGGGATCGTTATTTGAGAGCAACACATCAACGGGCTATCGCCAGAAAGAGAATATCAATGATGCCATCCTCAAAGTCTTTCGCGACACCTACGGGGATACCCAAATCGGTAAAGAGGATATTTTCTACTACGTTTATGGCATTTTGCACAGTCCTGACTATCGCCAACGCTACGCCAATGACCTGAAAAAGATGCTGCCGCGCATTCCCTACGTTGAAGATTTTTGGGGCTTTAGCAAGGCAGGCCGAGAGTTGGCTCACTGGCATCTCCACTATGAAACCATTGACCCCTACCCCCTCACTGAGTTGGCAGCCCCCCTGACCACTGATGCCAAAACCTTCTATCGCGTTGAAAAGATGCGCTTTGCCAAAAAAGGGCAGCAGGTGGATAAGACCACGATTATTTACAACCGTTATGTCACCCTAACGGGGATTCCTCTTCAAGCCTATGACTATGTGGTGAATGGCAAGCCTGCCATCGAGTGGGTGATGGATCACTATCAAGTCACTGTGGATAAAGACAGCCAAATTCGCAATGACCCCAACGACTGGTCAGCAGATCCCCGCTACATTATTGACTTACTGAAGCGCGTGGTGCGAGTGAGCGTCGAAACGCTCCAGATTGTCCAACAGCTTCCAAAGTTCAAGCTCCTCAGCAAAAAGGCAACTGCCCCCTGATTAGCGCCTAGGCAAAGACTGCCGTGCGATTGCCATACACCAGAATCCGATTTTGCAAATGCAGCCGTACTGCCCGTGCCAAGACCACCCGTTCTAAATCCTTGCCCTTGCGAATCAGATCCGCCACCGTATCGCGATGGCTAATGTGCACAACTGCCTGCTCAATAATCGGTCCTTCATCCAAATCCGCTGTAGCATAGTGGGCCGTGGCACCAATGATTTTTACCCCCCGCTCATAGGCACGGTGGTAGGGATTCGCCCCCGCAAAGGCAGGCAAAAATGAATGGTGAATGTTGATCACTTGGGGAAAGGCCTCAATAAATTCTGGACTGAGCACCTGCATATACTTGGCCAGCACCACCAGATCAATGTTGTAGTCCTTGAGGAGTTGCAGTTCCTTGGCTTCGGCAAGGGGCTTGGTCTCTGGCGTTACAGGGATATAGTGAAAGTCAATGCCAAACTGTTCGGCAATGGGACGTAAATGCTCATGGTTACTGATAATCAGGGGAATTTCCGCAAAGAGATCCCCCGCTCGCTGCCGCAGCAGCAAATCCCACAGGCAATGATCTTGGCGGCTCACCCAAATGGCCAAGCGATAGGGAATATCCGATGCCCGCAACTGCCAGCGCACCCCTTGCCAACTGGCAAAGACCTTTTCCCGCTGCGCATAGTTGATGAAAGTCGCGGCAATTTGATCGCGGGGGATTTCAAAGCCCTCTAGTTCCCACTCGAGGCGGGAGAGAAAAATGCCCGCAACGGCATCGGTGTGGTGGTCGGCATGGACAATGTTCCCGTTGTAGCGATAGACAAACTGCGCCAACTTGGCCACTAGCCCCCGCTGATCGGGACAGGAAATGGCGAGGGTCATCGTCGGCATAGACACACCGCAAGGCAGAGCAACCTGTATTCTACTACTGCGAATTGGCAGCGGCGCGATTTAACACCTTGGCCAGATAATGCCCTGTATAGGATTGAGGCATCAGTGCCACCGCTTCAGGGGTGCCGACGGCAACCACTTCTCCGCCGCGATCGCCCCCCTCTGGTCCAAGGTCAATAATCCAATCGGCACAGCGAATCACATCCAGATTGTGCTCAATTACCAAAATCGAGTTACCCTTATCCACGAGACGCTGC includes:
- a CDS encoding M48 family metalloprotease, which gives rise to MVQDGLRYWSLGIVLLLGVGLEPVRAAEMSLPQTGVAEEELIALIKEDPFAQARLPQSEGAAVDLLPLPPQPSAEVVPPVESPAPLPTSTEIKGDSAAPSVEPALRTTDNSPEAPTTVELTAEQAAQEARLALLREGDRHWQLGDTVTAQTYYQKAKADLDLPPPRVTPPAVLEISQLPPAAQVYWREVQGGSQLYSAQAVPLRLLVEQFPEFIPGQVRFAEFLAQQGSLKEAYAHLEKAASLYPDQPDIQRSLVTLYDRQQQWLEAALAAQRFALLNPDHPATPEFQQLAAERMQRFRRRLQGQLREGMIVGALTGLVGVALTGNPLLSLDSIQMMALMMQGESALGRSAAQQISRQVKLLEDPEVQAYVNEVGQRLAKVAGRNEFEYEFFVIKDNDLNAFALPGGKIFINSGAILKANTEAELAGLLAHEIAHAVLSHGFRLVTQGTATANLTRLLPAGGYVTGILVTSYSREMEREADILGTRILARAGYAADGLLNLMHTLKKEYRHQEPPLPWFSTHPPTNERIRYIRGLMRDRGYTPFAFEGVERHQQIQARLRTLVDPPNPKKSKRETAKTPQ
- a CDS encoding restriction endonuclease — its product is MATINDILAEFRAAAESKRHLGDRFERLMQAYFRTDPYYQDLFSDVWLWWEYPQRGNSGDIGIDLVAKERISGELWAIQCKFYHPEHTLSKSDVDSFLAASGKAEFSHRLLVSTIDRWSENLNKTLDNQKVPVHRLTVHDLANSPIDWEQFSSDTIPTGSQRLQDAKGSYSLKRLPRKELRPHQQIAVDNVIAGL
- a CDS encoding DEAD/DEAH box helicase family protein, with product MACGTGKTFTALKIAERMVGKGGRVLFLVPSISLLSQSLREWTAEAEIPLHPIAVCSDVKVGRRTDSEDLKASDLPFPATTDSEKIRKGAAAATNKMTVIFSTYQSIESITAAQKAGLPPFDLIICDEAHRTTGVILSSQEESQFTRVHRQEHVQGKKRLYMTATPRLYGDRAKSKALEENITLCSMDEEAIYGKELHRLGFGEAVRAHDDRFNAIVNKLALNQQRPPQIDVIGIGGGREDSEEIDNDLTPVQLAFHWPELEEWKEALYAKVVHKVWRSPVLGGLGQGCGHPCRSPSHAHGGHHRQKSQR
- a CDS encoding Eco57I restriction-modification methylase domain-containing protein, which produces MYEHEDTLNEAFFPENNRRVLAQKQEKITVIIGNPPYSAGQKSENDSNKNLKYQRLDKKIAETYAKFSNATSKRSLYDSYIRAIRWATDRLGEKA
- a CDS encoding type ISP restriction/modification enzyme — translated: MSIQTLKASVPDLELISNSQCFPLYTYEKVEATPQGSLFESNTSTGYRQKENINDAILKVFRDTYGDTQIGKEDIFYYVYGILHSPDYRQRYANDLKKMLPRIPYVEDFWGFSKAGRELAHWHLHYETIDPYPLTELAAPLTTDAKTFYRVEKMRFAKKGQQVDKTTIIYNRYVTLTGIPLQAYDYVVNGKPAIEWVMDHYQVTVDKDSQIRNDPNDWSADPRYIIDLLKRVVRVSVETLQIVQQLPKFKLLSKKATAP
- the purU gene encoding formyltetrahydrofolate deformylase; protein product: MSMPTMTLAISCPDQRGLVAKLAQFVYRYNGNIVHADHHTDAVAGIFLSRLEWELEGFEIPRDQIAATFINYAQREKVFASWQGVRWQLRASDIPYRLAIWVSRQDHCLWDLLLRQRAGDLFAEIPLIISNHEHLRPIAEQFGIDFHYIPVTPETKPLAEAKELQLLKDYNIDLVVLAKYMQVLSPEFIEAFPQVINIHHSFLPAFAGANPYHRAYERGVKIIGATAHYATADLDEGPIIEQAVVHISHRDTVADLIRKGKDLERVVLARAVRLHLQNRILVYGNRTAVFA